Genomic window (Rathayibacter sp. VKM Ac-2760):
AGGGTGATCGGGCCGCTGACAGCGCTGCCGCTGATCGGGGCGGTGATCCGAGCGGAGGGCGCGGTGAGGTCCGGCCCGCCCGCGGGCGCCCTGCGGAGCGGAGCGACCCAGGCCGGAATCCGCTGCCGACCCCACAGCGTCCGCGCGATCAGCGCCTGACCGCGCACTCCGGGGTGGAAGTGGTCGACCGTCGAGACGTCGACCGGGCGGATCGGCGACGCCGAGTAGGCGCCGCCGTCCCAGACGCAGCGAGGTCCGACCTGCGCGCACGCCGCCGCGAGCGCGTCGTCGTACTGACGGGTGCGCTCGGCCGCCGCCGCCCTGGCCGACGCTGAGGCGGGGCCGGTCTGGGCGACGTTGTCGGCGGAGACCCCCCGCGTGCTCCGGCACACTCCGGAGAGCGCCCAGCCCGCCTCGGCCGGTCCGCCGCGCAGCCCCGCCCACTCGGAGGCCACGTTCGGCAGGGAGCCGACGAGGATGGTCGCCCTCGGCCAGGCCGAGCCGATGCGGTGGAGCAGATCCGTCGCCGATGCGGCGAACGAGGCGGCTGGCGTCAGCGGATACCCGTCTGCGGCGGCGGGCAGATCGGGGCGGCAGAGATCGTTGCCTCCGATCAGGAGCGTCACGACATCGGCGGCCACGCCGTCCGCCGCTGCCGCGTCGACCGCGGCGGGCACGTCGGCGATCGTGCTCCCGGACCTCGCGCGGTTGTCCGTGGTGACCTCACGGCCCGGGAGCACCTCCTGGAGGCGGGTCGCGAGGGAGCGGACCTCGGGGTTCGACCCCGTGGCCCACGAGTCGACCGGACAGTCGGCCTCGGTGCCGCAGCTCGCCGCCGCGCGGGTGATGGAATCGCCGAAGGCGACCACGGACAGCACCGGCCCCCTGGCCGCCGCGGAGGCGGGCGTGGCTGCGCCTGCCGTGAGCAGGAGTGCTGCCAGGGCGACGAGGGACGGGAGGGACAGGAGGGATCTGCGGGACAGGAGGGATCGGCGGGGCGGACGCGCGGGCATGGCTCTTCTCACGGACGAGGGGCGGAGTGATCAGCAGCGGGACCGATCCGCGATCGCCGCCTCCGGGCCGGTTCGTCGAGGCGCAGCCGCGCGGAACCGATCCCGGCGCGAACGCTAGGCGCCGTCGGCGCGCGAGGCGGACTTCCTGGCGGAGATCGATCGAATGGCGCTCGCCGACCGTCTCCGTGCAGCCTCGAGGCTCAGGACAGCCGCTCCGGACGCGACGCCCCGCGGTGCAGCTCGGCGAGGGCCACGTAGGAGGCGGCGTTCCGACGGATCCCGTCGCGCTCGTCCGTGGAGAGCGCGCGCCGCACCTTCGCCGGCACGCCGGCGACGAGGGAGCCGGCCGGCACGACCGTGCCCTCGAGCACCACTGCGCCGGCGGCCACGAGCGAGCCCGCGCCGATGACGGCCCCGTTCAGGACCGTCGCGTTCATGCCGACCAGCACGTCGGCCTCGAGCGTGCAGCCGTGCAGCACGGCGCCGTGCCCGATCGAGACCCCCTCGCCGATCGTCGCGTCGAAGCCCTCGTCGACGTGCACGACGACGCCGTCCTGCAGGTTGCTGCCACGGCCGACGTGGATGCTCGCCCACTCGGCGCGCAGGACGGCGCCGTACCAGACGCTCGACTGCTCGGCGAGCTCGACCGCTCCCACGAGCGTCGCGCCCGGCGCCAGCCAGGCCGATTCGGCGACGAGAGGAGCCCGGCCTCCGGGGAGCGCGAGCAGTCGGGCGTCCGGGTGTGCTCCTGCTGCCATGTCGACCGGTCCTCCTCCGTCGGCGCGTCCTGGGCGGACGCGGACTCGCAGTCTTGCAGGACACGCCGGCTTCCGGGCGGCTCGGTCTCCGCCGCGCTTCTCCCGGTCATCTGTCGCTTATGTCATCGCGCGGGGCACGCGCGGCGGGGACTCCACGTCCTAGGCTGACCCCGCCGCGGGGGAACGTCGGCGTGGGAACGGCACAGCCGAGAACAGCACAGGGGGACGGCAATGCGACGAGGGACCGCGCGGACGACGATGCTGGGGGCGCTCGCCGCCCTGCTCCTCGTGCCGATGGTGGCGACCGCTCCGAGCACTGCGGCGAGCGCCGCCGCGGACACGGTGAAGCCGGTCGTCGTGTTCACGGCGCCGACCAGCGGATCGGCGGTGTCCGGGACGGTGACGCTCCAGGCGACGTCGACGGACGCGGTCGGCACCACCCAGCTGTCCTTCTGGGAGGGGACCCGCCGGATCGGCTACGCGACCGCTCAGGCGGGCGTGTGGTCGCTGCCGCTGGACACCAGGACGCTGACCGAGGGCTCGCACGTGTTCGTCGCGAAGGGCAAGGACGCCGCCGGCAACATCGGCAGCAGCGCGGCGACGCGCGTCACCGTGCAGAACTCCGGCGCGACCCCCACTCCGACGCCGACCGCGAGCCCCTCCCCCACGCAGACCCCGGCGCCGACCTCGACCCCTTCCGCGACGGCCACTCCGTCGCCGACAGCGACCCCGACCACCACGCCGACTCCGAGCGCCACTCCGTCGGCCACGCCGACCGCCACCGGCGCCCCGCGCCCGGACACCGTCAAGCCGACCGCGCGGATCACCTCGCCGACAACCGGATCGACCGTCCCGCGGACCGTGACGCTCGTCGCCTCCGCGTCCGACGACGTCGGAGTCACCAACCTCTCGTTCTGGTCGGGCTCGACCCGCGTCGGGAACGCGACGCAGCAGGCGTCCGGCGACTGGGTGCTCGTCACCTCCGGCCTCGCCGTGCAGTCGCACGTCGTGATCGCCAAGGCGCGCGACGCCGCCGGCAACATCGGCAGCAGCGGCTCCGTCGCGCTCACCGTGTCCGCGACGGCTCCCACTCCGACCGCGACTCCGACGGCTACCGCGACTCCGACCGCCACGGCGACGCCGACTCCTACGGCGACGCCGACCGCCACCGCCACGCCGACCCCGACCCCGACCCCGACGCCGACCCCCACCGCCACGCCGACCCCGACCGCGACGCCGACCGCCACCCCGACGCCCACGCCGCCTCCGCCGGTCCCCGGCATCCCGGCCCCGCTGGCGCAGTGGGACTTCACCCAGCCCGCCGCCCCGTACTACTCGACGGCGAACGACCTGCCGCTGCAGCAGGCCGGCAAGACGAAGGCGACCACGGTCTCGACCCCGTGGGGCTCGGGCATCAACATGACCGGCACGAGCTTCCTGCGCATCCCGCTCGAGTCCACCGGCCGGCTGACGATCGGCGCGACCGGCAACGCGGTCACCGTCGCGAGCTGGGTCTACATGACCGA
Coding sequences:
- a CDS encoding Ig-like domain-containing protein, giving the protein MRRGTARTTMLGALAALLLVPMVATAPSTAASAAADTVKPVVVFTAPTSGSAVSGTVTLQATSTDAVGTTQLSFWEGTRRIGYATAQAGVWSLPLDTRTLTEGSHVFVAKGKDAAGNIGSSAATRVTVQNSGATPTPTPTASPSPTQTPAPTSTPSATATPSPTATPTTTPTPSATPSATPTATGAPRPDTVKPTARITSPTTGSTVPRTVTLVASASDDVGVTNLSFWSGSTRVGNATQQASGDWVLVTSGLAVQSHVVIAKARDAAGNIGSSGSVALTVSATAPTPTATPTATATPTATATPTPTATPTATATPTPTPTPTPTPTATPTPTATPTATPTPTPPPPVPGIPAPLAQWDFTQPAAPYYSTANDLPLQQAGKTKATTVSTPWGSGINMTGTSFLRIPLESTGRLTIGATGNAVTVASWVYMTDDSTGYVAGAWNEHGDRPGRSYGLFYDLGLYGGDERANFHVSRTGGPTPGYPYSRDYSASGNTFTRYKWQLHVGTYDGTYAISYLDGTSVAYPRFVDNKGATYAKNPYLFPDGLNPNAGDFTVGAVELTSGPGNYAKGTFAKIRVWDRALSPEQVKAIYDSERTALQ
- a CDS encoding GDSL-type esterase/lipase family protein, encoding MPARPPRRSLLSRRSLLSLPSLVALAALLLTAGAATPASAAARGPVLSVVAFGDSITRAAASCGTEADCPVDSWATGSNPEVRSLATRLQEVLPGREVTTDNRARSGSTIADVPAAVDAAAADGVAADVVTLLIGGNDLCRPDLPAAADGYPLTPAASFAASATDLLHRIGSAWPRATILVGSLPNVASEWAGLRGGPAEAGWALSGVCRSTRGVSADNVAQTGPASASARAAAAERTRQYDDALAAACAQVGPRCVWDGGAYSASPIRPVDVSTVDHFHPGVRGQALIARTLWGRQRIPAWVAPLRRAPAGGPDLTAPSARITAPISGSAVSGPITLTAVSDADTASLVFWSGSARIGEATPTGDGTWTLTVPTEGAPKGSHELEARAVDRSGNAATSAPITVVVG
- a CDS encoding gamma carbonic anhydrase family protein, producing MAAGAHPDARLLALPGGRAPLVAESAWLAPGATLVGAVELAEQSSVWYGAVLRAEWASIHVGRGSNLQDGVVVHVDEGFDATIGEGVSIGHGAVLHGCTLEADVLVGMNATVLNGAVIGAGSLVAAGAVVLEGTVVPAGSLVAGVPAKVRRALSTDERDGIRRNAASYVALAELHRGASRPERLS